Genomic DNA from Haloarcula marina:
CAGAATCCTTCTCACGAATATATTCTAGGATTCTGTCGTCCGCAAGCACCATCCAATCTCCCGAGTATCGCATTATTGGTTAATTATCAATCTCTGGGGGTATGATAGTGCCGGGAGAGTCTTCTGAGACGCAGTAGTGATTTTTAGCCACTGCGTAAACTATATATGACTCAGCGAGTAATTGCTAATTAACGCATGGCTCAGAGAAGCCTATCAGTGTCTATCTCGATGCCGCTTGAGATGGACCAAGACATACAGAGAGAAGCAGAGAGGCACGAGATGGGGTACTCAGAGTACGTCCGCCACATCATTCGACAGGCGACGGACTCACCATTTGAGTGCCCGGAGACGGTGCTGTGTACGGACGAGAACCACCGGACGGAAGAATCTGAGAAGGGGGCCGCCTAAACTATGTCCAGTAGCCTCAAGGCCCCCGAATCGGACGACGGTAGCGGCCAGCAAAAGAGTGACGACGCGGAGGACGGCCCATGAGCGGTGACGCCGTCGACCCGGAGGACCTGCCGGGGAGCTACACGCCCGCCGTCGTTCAGCTCGCTTCTGAGGGTCCGGTGTTCGTGGCCGACTACTACACCCTGAGCAGTGGGTGGGTTGCGGTCCGGCAGTGGGACGGCGAGCGAGTGAAGGTCCCACCGCACCGGGTGTCCACCATCTCGGAGGTTCGGGTACAGAGCTACGGTACCGACCGGACCTGCCTCAAGCGCCGCGTTGCGGACGACGAGCGCCGAGAGATGGCGGTGTCCGACACGACCGCCGGTATGGTCGTGCCCGACGCGGTCGAGGCGACGCCGCCGACCAGCGAGACGAGAGCATGACCGCGGCGCAGGCACAGCTACGGGACTTCGAGCCGGACCTATCGCCGCTCACGGAAGCAGAGCGAGAGGTGTACGAAGCAGTCGAACTCGGCGGCTTCGGCGTTCGGGAGTATGGGCGACACACCGGGCGGAAGCCGGGGACTGTCGGCAACCTGTTGGGCCGCGCCCGCTCGAAGGTCGACGTTGAGGGGGTCGAGTGGAAGTGACCGGCCCGCCGTCACTCTCGCCGCGTGAGGCGAGGGACCGCTATCTCGACCACCGACGCACCGAGGCGTCGGCGTCGTCCATCAAGTCGTGGCACTACCGACTGAAGCACTTCGTCGAGTGGGCCGACGACGAGGGAGGCATCGAGGATATGCGCGACCTCGACGGCTGGACGCTCGACGAGTACGAGACTCACCGCCGGTCGGCGGGCGTCTCGGCGGTGACGCTGAACGCCGAGATGCAAACGTTCAAGAACTGGCTGGAGTATCTGGCCCGCATCGAGGTGGTCGACGACGGCCTCCCCGAGAAGGTCCACGTTCCGGGCGTCCCCGACGGCGAAGACACGAACGACGAGATGCTTGAGCAGGGCGACGCCTACGCGCTCATCCAGTCGTTCCGAGAGAACCCGGAGCGTCGAGGGACGGACAAGCACGCCCTGCTGGAACTGCTTTGGTTCACGGGCTGTCGCGTCGGCGCGGCTCGTTCGCTGGACCTTCGAGACTACCACAGCGAGGAGCAGTATGTCGAGTTCCGCCACCGTCCGGGTTCGGGTACGCCGCTGAAGAACGACAGCGACGGCGAGCGAGCGGTAGGCTTGCCGCCGTCGGTGTGCGAGGTGCTGGATACGTACGTCGACCAGTACCGGACTGAGGCCCACGACGACGGGCGACAGCCGCTTTTCACGACGGTTCAGGGCCGACCGGCGGAGAACACCCTGCGCGTCTGGTGCTATCTCGCTACCCAGCCGTGTTTGCACGAGCTGTGTCCGCACGGGATGGAGCGAGATACCTGCGAGTTCGTCCACGTCCACCATGCGAGTAAGTGTCCGTCGTCGGTGTCGCCGCATCGGGTCAGAACGGGCAGTATCACGTGGCAACGGGACATGGGCCTCCCGGCGGAAGTCGTCGGGGAGCGCGTGAACGCAACGCTCGAAGTGATTGAATCGTACTACGACAAGGCGACGGCACGTCAGCGGTTGGAGCAACGCCGTCGGCCATACATCGAGAACCTACAACTGGAAGACTGAGACGATGAACCCACCACACTTTGTTTCGGCACGTTCGCACCGTCGGAGCGGTTGCCCACGAGGGTATTTGATTCCTCGGCGGTCCCACTCCAAAATAAAGGAAAGCGGCCCTCTATGCCGCTTTTTCACTTCAACGAGGTGGTCAGCGTGAGCCACGCGGCTGACGCCCACCTCGGGGAAGTCTGTACCATCTGCGGCTTCGTCATCGACCGCGAGTTGAAACGCTGTCCGGCGCTCGACGAGGGAGGCTGTCGGCCATGAGTCGCGCCGACCGTAGCTGGCAGGCAAGCGACGACCTGCCCGGTATGCTGGGCGGGCCGTCGACGCTCTCCATGCCCGCCGACTGGACGCTGTCGACGGCGTGGCAACGCGCACAGCAGGAGGACGACGAGGGCGGCGCTGTGAACGACGCCGAGCGCATCGTCAGCCTGTCCGACGGCGACGACTACCACCGCGTTCTGTGGGCACTCACAGGCCGCACACTCGCCGCCGAGTGCGACTGCGCGGGCTACAAGTTCCACAGCGGATGGTGCGCTCACGTCGCCTCTCTGTGGTGGCAGTGGGTCCGTGGCGGCATCGTCGTGACCCATCTCGACACGGGGCGTCAGTACCCAGCGCCACCAGCATGGCTCCGCCTCGACGACGACCCGACCGCTTACGACCACCTTACTCCTGCCGAACTCGACGCCTTCCTCACCTGCGACCTCGGGAGCCTCGGCGTTCGGGAGTACGCACGGCTGTCCGGTCGGTCGCCCGGCACTATCGGGAACCTGCTGGCCGACGCCCGAGAGAAGACGGAGGGCCGCCGATGACGCGCACACACGCACCCGCCCTAGCGCGAGACCTTCCGGCGACCCCCCCGCCCCCCTGTCCTACAAGTACTATTCCCGTCGGCTGTCAGCGCGCCGTATGGGGATTTCGCCACGTCTTACGAGGAGGTGTCTAGTCAGACATGACCGGCGGGAACCAACTGCACGAGGAGAGCGGGAACGACAAAATCACGTTCCGGCTCCCTACGCACCTGAAAGAGCAGTTCAAGGA
This window encodes:
- a CDS encoding CopG family transcriptional regulator: MDQDIQREAERHEMGYSEYVRHIIRQATDSPFECPETVLCTDENHRTEESEKGAA
- a CDS encoding sigma-70 region 4 domain-containing protein; this encodes MTAAQAQLRDFEPDLSPLTEAEREVYEAVELGGFGVREYGRHTGRKPGTVGNLLGRARSKVDVEGVEWK
- a CDS encoding tyrosine-type recombinase/integrase, translated to MTGPPSLSPREARDRYLDHRRTEASASSIKSWHYRLKHFVEWADDEGGIEDMRDLDGWTLDEYETHRRSAGVSAVTLNAEMQTFKNWLEYLARIEVVDDGLPEKVHVPGVPDGEDTNDEMLEQGDAYALIQSFRENPERRGTDKHALLELLWFTGCRVGAARSLDLRDYHSEEQYVEFRHRPGSGTPLKNDSDGERAVGLPPSVCEVLDTYVDQYRTEAHDDGRQPLFTTVQGRPAENTLRVWCYLATQPCLHELCPHGMERDTCEFVHVHHASKCPSSVSPHRVRTGSITWQRDMGLPAEVVGERVNATLEVIESYYDKATARQRLEQRRRPYIENLQLED
- a CDS encoding SWIM zinc finger family protein; its protein translation is MSRADRSWQASDDLPGMLGGPSTLSMPADWTLSTAWQRAQQEDDEGGAVNDAERIVSLSDGDDYHRVLWALTGRTLAAECDCAGYKFHSGWCAHVASLWWQWVRGGIVVTHLDTGRQYPAPPAWLRLDDDPTAYDHLTPAELDAFLTCDLGSLGVREYARLSGRSPGTIGNLLADAREKTEGRR